One stretch of Plasmodium cynomolgi strain B DNA, scaffold: 0001, whole genome shotgun sequence DNA includes these proteins:
- a CDS encoding hypothetical protein (putative): MKRIKTNQAFKSYKIGRRIDERKLKTFPSYDVYEELNKESSSNKYDNYCKDKFKSESERTKLDNLCKKLARNLKGKLSNIEDKEENQDDHCLYFMSWPYDEMSKIFTGNSKNIYEIGGFANLLKIVYDISSELRNEDYREKSAFLNNEFSIYNQVV; this comes from the exons ATGAAGCGTATA AAAACAAATCAAGCGTTCAAATCATataaaattggaagaagaaTTGAT GAAAGAAAGTTAAAGACGTTTCCTTCATATGATGTATATGAGGAATTGAATAAAGAATCATCCTCTAATAAGTATGACAACTATTGCAAGGATAAGTTTAAATCTGAAAGTGAACGAACAAAGTTGGACAATCTTTGTAAAAAGTTAgcaagaaatttaaaaggaaaattatccAACATTGAagataaggaagaaaatcagGATGATCattgtttatatttcatgTCCTGGCCTTACGACGAAATgagtaaaatatttactggcaattcgaaaaatatttatgaaataGGAGGTTTTGCCAACTTACTCAAAATAGTGTATGATATCAGTTCTGAACTACGGAACGAGGATTATCGTGAAAAatctgcatttttaaataatgagTTTAGTATTTATAATCAGGTAGTATGA